In one Methylobacterium sp. SyP6R genomic region, the following are encoded:
- a CDS encoding GGDEF domain-containing protein — MGVPEALVDLCRAASVEESEDGLRVVADLRTAVRWRTHPAVTGVPGCRFLAIHALGPGSGVLALVDRAPRRLTLAQRRRLADFAAAAESLARATLGFREALARQELALVQSRKIFDRASAAARIGVWECGLPDEALTWTDQVYAMFDLPRGATLDRDRIVACYAPESREALAAARSRAIAERGGFTLDAEIVSFTGRRRWIRITALVECEGGMPVRIFGMKQDITEEKLLADRTRYLAEFDAMTGLANRATFQDRFAALDRPPPGRAPFGALLLIDLDGFKPVNDTFGHAAGDACLVEVAARLRLSCRDDDLVARIGGDEFAILLATTAPGIAEEVAARLIAALSRPMTWAGRAFTIGASIGIARTDGRPSADLFVAADAALYAAKAEGRGRFRVADAEGGGLREAARRA; from the coding sequence GTGGGCGTCCCGGAGGCCCTCGTCGATCTCTGCCGGGCCGCATCGGTCGAGGAATCGGAAGACGGTCTTCGCGTCGTCGCCGATCTGCGCACCGCCGTGCGGTGGCGCACTCACCCGGCGGTCACCGGCGTGCCGGGCTGCCGGTTCCTGGCGATCCACGCCCTCGGCCCCGGATCGGGCGTCCTCGCCCTCGTCGATCGTGCGCCCCGCCGCCTGACCCTCGCCCAGCGCCGGCGCCTCGCCGATTTCGCCGCCGCCGCGGAGTCCCTCGCCCGGGCAACCCTGGGCTTTCGCGAGGCCCTCGCCCGTCAGGAACTGGCGCTGGTGCAGAGCCGCAAGATCTTCGACCGCGCCTCGGCGGCGGCGCGGATCGGGGTGTGGGAATGCGGCCTGCCGGACGAGGCCCTGACCTGGACCGATCAGGTCTACGCGATGTTCGACCTGCCGCGCGGCGCAACCCTCGACCGGGACAGGATCGTCGCCTGCTACGCGCCCGAATCCCGCGAGGCGCTGGCCGCGGCCCGCAGCCGCGCCATCGCCGAACGGGGCGGTTTCACCCTCGATGCCGAGATCGTCAGCTTCACCGGCCGCCGCCGCTGGATCCGCATCACCGCCCTGGTCGAGTGCGAGGGCGGGATGCCGGTGCGGATCTTCGGGATGAAGCAGGACATCACCGAGGAGAAGCTGCTCGCCGACCGGACCCGCTACCTCGCCGAGTTCGACGCCATGACGGGGCTCGCCAACCGGGCGACGTTCCAGGACCGGTTCGCCGCGCTCGACCGGCCCCCGCCCGGCCGGGCCCCTTTCGGCGCCCTGCTGCTCATCGATCTCGACGGGTTCAAGCCGGTCAACGACACGTTCGGGCACGCCGCCGGCGATGCCTGCCTGGTCGAGGTCGCGGCCCGGCTGCGCCTGTCGTGCCGCGACGACGACCTCGTCGCCCGGATCGGCGGCGACGAATTCGCGATCCTGCTCGCCACCACGGCCCCCGGCATCGCCGAGGAGGTGGCGGCCCGCCTCATCGCCGCCCTGAGCCGGCCGATGACCTGGGCCGGCCGGGCCTTCACGATCGGCGCCTCGATCGGCATCGCCCGCACCGACGGCCGCCCCTCCGCCGACCTCTTCGTGGCGGCGGATGCGGCGCTCTACGCGGCGAAGGCGGAGGGGCGCGGGCGGTTCCGGGTGGCGGATGCCGAGGGGGGCGGGCTGCGAGAGGCGGCGCGGCGCGCGTGA